The region GGTCTGTGGGTCTCTGGCTGGTGAACGTTGGGAGAAGATCTACCGGCGGTACCGATGGAGGTCGAACCGGGGCGGGATGCGATTCTGGGGTCTGAACCtctctggttctgctggtttctGCGACCTCCTGGGATGCTGCGGTCAGAAGCTCTTCATCCGTCTGCAGCTTGTTGAACCTCAAAGACTCGTTCGGATCGTTTGACGCGCTGCTCGGAGGCTCGTCCGTCTTCGGGCTTCTGGGGGCCGAGGCGGCTCCGTCTGCCCAGAGAGGAGCCTCATTCTGGGGCTGCACTTGGCCCGGCGTCATGGAGGTCCGGTCGTCCGCCTGGATCTGGTTCTCTCCGGCACAGACTCTCACATCTTTGGGAATCTTCTGATCTTGTATACGTTgtgcagctgctgcttcctgctcGTCTGCTGGATCGTCTCCGGATGAGTAAACAGGAAGTACAGGATTCTGCTCCAACCTGCACAAAGAAGGAGAACCAACCAAAGCTGACACAAACTACACGATGTTCTAGTGAAGATAAACATTAGCCGTACTGCAGGCTCCAGGAGCTTGTTTATATTTTCCCACATAAATCTGTTCCATTAGGAGGATAACGCTTTAAATGAGGTACGTTTGGTGCATTTGCTCCGTTTTCCACCTCGGCAGTAAAATCAGTGAAGTAGATGCTGAGAACATGTCGATATTTGACGCCGACTCGTGCTTTGATCGGctcattttgtccaaaacaccAACATGCAGTCACATCTAAgcaccaaaaacaacatttattcacatttatttgCTTCTTTTGGTTTAAAATTCtgtctggaaaacacaaaatctcGTTTTTCTGTGATGCATCGTGATGATTTTCAGCACAGAAATTTAATAAATTTACTTAATAATCAATAATTCTACAACGATTTGGGCGACTTGGCATCgaatttaaaacatttgaaaaaagctGAGAAAAGCCCCTTTTTAATGTGACGTAACGCTGGAAAGATTCTGAAAATTAGTCTCTGCATTTGTCCAAAGGTTTTGCTCAAAATCATTTCAGACAAAGTTTTGGTTTcacttggaaaaaatgtttcacattttgggcAGACATGAtcatttggacagattttgactcgtttaaaatgcatgtttgtCAATTTTGAGTTAAGTTGGACAATTTTGGGGGACTCTTGAGggaattattgtcattttagacaaatttttattcattttaaacacatttttgtcattttggaaaagttttgagtcatttttggataatttCTGAGTAAGTCTGGGCAAAGTTCTAAATAAGTTTATAgaaattattgtcattttgggcaaaattttgagttttctagcaatttttggacaaatttcaagtcatttcagaTACATTCTTATCATTTAAGACAAAATTTGAACTAATTTTGATtgaattttgaacagtttttgagtAGTTTTATACAAAgcattgtcattttggacactttagtcattttagacacattttagtttattcagacaaaattttgtttaatttggaAGAAATTATTGACATTTTGGGCAGATCTgatcatttttggacaatttttgattcatttaaaatgcatttttgtccatttttgagttaattttgacaattttggaGGAGTTTTGCGGAAATtactgtcattttagacaaactgtGAGCCATATTatgccattttttaaataattcgaaacatatttttgtcattttggaaaaatgttgagtaattttgaacaataCTGAGTCAGTTTGGATTATTTCTGAGCAAGTCTGCGtaaatttcaagttattctggacagtttttgtcgtcttggatgaatcagtcattttggaataaatttCAACAAGTTATTGTGATTTTGAACAAATGCTTGacaaattttaaagaaattattgtGATTGTCGGCAAGATTCAAGTAATTTAAGACACATTCTTATCAGTTCAGACAAAATTTTGATGAATTTTGGTTTAATTTAGAAGAAATTATTGCCATTTTCAGCAGATCTAATtgtttttagacaatttttgagtagttttgaacaaattagtcattttagacaaatattTAAGTAAGTTTGGAGAATTTTCAGTAgaaattattgtcattttagacaaactttGAATTCGTGTGCAATTTTGGACACATGCTCTGACAAACCATGACCTGGTACAAGACGAAGATCCTGTTTCTGCTCAGTATCAGGTcaaaacaaactgtgtttttacataaaattaATGGATAAAAACTATTTAGGAAGCTTCAAATGGGACTAAATTATGTTGTATAATGCAgattagtcatggaaaatgaaaagaacagTGTTCATTAGTGGGGAGAGTTTTGTGAaactttttgtctttgtagCTGCTATAAACACCTATAAAGCTCAAAAGGACTCGACTTTTAAGAGAAAAGTTAATTATTCAGATTCGATTCACAGTCGACAGAATACTaaacagaacagcagaaatattttgaagatgttttaagGTTTAGTCCTTTGAACATGAGCAGAAACATGTTGGTTAACccataaagttgctctatttcCTGTAAGTGCTGCTGTTTTACTCTGACGTGAACACCAACTACTCACCGCTCAGTCTTCGGCGTCTCTTCAGTAAATGAAAACACGTTTTGATTTGACGTCGGGAGGTCGCTGCCGGCTGAAGAGCACAAATCGATGCTCTGATCTTCAGGTTCTATTCTGACAGGATGAACGGATGCTGCGGAAGTCGAGGGTGTTTCAGTGGATGGATTCTCCCAGAGTGTCGTAGAGGTGTGGGTGGTTTCCTCAATGGAGTCTCTGGTCAAGGCGGAGATGAAGTCTCTGGGTCTGGACAGGGTGAATCCATTGGTCTGCTGGTGACAGGATGGCGTCAGCTGTTCTTTGACGACCACGTGACCAAACAGTAGAGGCTCGCAGGGTGTCATCACTGACTCCTGGAAATCTacaagagaagaaaaataatcattattttgTACCATCAGTAGGACTCTTAGGGTGATAAAGACTTTGGACTTGAGGCTCCGTCTATCTCCAAGAAACCCCAAGTCACTCAGAAGAAGTTCCACCTACCGCATGGCAGGCTCTCCGCTCTCTTTATCGTCTTCTCGTCGTGGATCTTTTGGCCCTCCCGACTTATAGTTTGAGTTTGGCTATAAGTTCTGGTTTGGTTCTGGGTTTTAGTTTGGATCCTTGACAGCTGTGTTACAGTTTGTGTTCCACTTTTGGTCTCTGACTGAGTGATTTGTGTTTGCTGCTGGTGCCTAgtttgactctgagctgagaGTCCAGACAGTCTGGTCGAGACCCATGATTGGTTGAATACGGTACTGGCCCGCTTCTGATGCAGCGGAACCTTCATAGTGCTGGCTTTGGCACTGTACATCCGAGCCAAAGTTTGAACTTTGCTTAGAATGCGCTCTGAGTTTTCGATCAGTACAGGATCCACTGCAGGGTTCGTCTCAAACAACCCGATACCGGCTACATCCGATCCCATATTCTCAAACAAAGCCCGGTTAGCAGTGACGATCCTGGAGTGACGGGACCATCGGCCCACTTTTATCTGACTGGGAAGACCCTCGAGGTTCCCACTGGTCTTAGCCAGGtctctgtttttggttttagCCCAAATGGACTGGGTTTTGGTGTCAGGTTTTTGGCACTGTTCTGCAGTTTGTTTAGAGGGTTCTTTGTGGGTTTTGTTTGGTTCTACTGGATTAAGTTCATACCCATTCATGAGTGGTTGGGTTCCAGCACTAGTTTTGGTTGCTTCATCTTTGCCCTGTCTGGTAGATGTACCTTCCTGTTCCCCAGAAACACTCGTCGTCTCTTCCGGCCTTTCCTTGAGTCCTTCCTCTGATGACCCTTTGCAGATGTTTCCAACCTCATCCTGAATCTCGTCTACGATGGGCCTGTCTTGGTTTGACTCTGGATTTGGATCCTCTTGGTTTTTGGTCTCCTCATCTTGTATCACAGTAAACTTGACTGCATCAAGATCTGGGCAGCTTATTGGTTCATCAGCTGGTTCATTCCCTACTAGATCTGCTGTGTTCGGTGTTGTGGGAGATGTGGGACTGGTGGAGGAACAGGGTTCTTCATCCAATGTTTCAGTTGCCTCACATGTGGACCCCCCAGTCTGGGGTCCACCCACATCAAAGCGTGACACCGACTCCCTCACCAAACCAGAGGGGATATGTGAGAAACTGTTCCTCCTCCTGGAGGCCACTCCTTCCCCcagctcttcttcctcctctgcctcGTCGTCCTCTTCGACCTCGGCTGCTGCTTCATAGTAGCTCCGGATCTTCTCGATGATCTTCTTGTCTCGCTTGGTGAGGTGGGAGATCCTTGTTGGTGGCTGCCGGGTCCGGACGGGCTGATGAAGGTGATCTGGATCTGGGGAGGAATCGGTATTCGCCTCTTCTCTGGGAGCGCTGTCCTCTGCTTCCACCTCTGCAGAGAAGGAGGGATGCAGATCCGATGTTGTGGGTTCGTTTTCGTCTACACTTGCTTTCGTCTCTTGTTTATCTTTTTCcactatttcttcttcttcttcttcttgtgtcaCCTCCACTTCCTTTTCAGCTTGACTTGTTGTATCTGGAACTTCTTGGATGCGGTTTGCCTCATTTTCAGCCGTTTGACTTTGAGGGGTTGAATCAGCCTCCACCTCTGCTGGCTCCTGCTCCCgttgcattgtgggagtttGTTCTGGGCTGGAGGGGCAGGTGACTGGGG is a window of Acanthochromis polyacanthus isolate Apoly-LR-REF ecotype Palm Island chromosome 13, KAUST_Apoly_ChrSc, whole genome shotgun sequence DNA encoding:
- the LOC110962577 gene encoding mucin-12-like; the protein is MQREQEPAEVEADSTPQSQTAENEANRIQEVPDTTSQAEKEVEVTQEEEEEEIVEKDKQETKASVDENEPTTSDLHPSFSAEVEAEDSAPREEANTDSSPDPDHLHQPVRTRQPPTRISHLTKRDKKIIEKIRSYYEAAAEVEEDDEAEEEEELGEGVASRRRNSFSHIPSGLVRESVSRFDVGGPQTGGSTCEATETLDEEPCSSTSPTSPTTPNTADLVGNEPADEPISCPDLDAVKFTVIQDEETKNQEDPNPESNQDRPIVDEIQDEVGNICKGSSEEGLKERPEETTSVSGEQEGTSTRQGKDEATKTSAGTQPLMNGYELNPVEPNKTHKEPSKQTAEQCQKPDTKTQSIWAKTKNRDLAKTSGNLEGLPSQIKVGRWSRHSRIVTANRALFENMGSDVAGIGLFETNPAVDPVLIENSERILSKVQTLARMYSAKASTMKVPLHQKRASTVFNQSWVSTRLSGLSAQSQTRHQQQTQITQSETKSGTQTVTQLSRIQTKTQNQTRTYSQTQTISREGQKIHDEKTIKRAESLPCDFQESVMTPCEPLLFGHVVVKEQLTPSCHQQTNGFTLSRPRDFISALTRDSIEETTHTSTTLWENPSTETPSTSAASVHPVRIEPEDQSIDLCSSAGSDLPTSNQNVFSFTEETPKTERLEQNPVLPVYSSGDDPADEQEAAAAQRIQDQKIPKDVRVCAGENQIQADDRTSMTPGQVQPQNEAPLWADGAASAPRSPKTDEPPSSASNDPNESLRFNKLQTDEELLTAASQEVAETSRTREVQTPESHPAPVRPPSVPPVDLLPTFTSQRPTDLPTALSQRASCGSWSIDCDLRKPEDLILVERPRPATTTPDQDLTVAPSAFKPSLRQHSQSPVRAAYSPHPPSSSVRAPPCSSPFRVIPASSPTPVSQGGYPISKALSCLSPTPSSGRVSSTRAAPASSPTRSSIAEPPSSPTPSSLRSPPCSSPVASSSAFTRSLAASCISQSISQSMAKNNTTARQQATPTNHLRQRSPSPKLTPSQQGSTTPAYAQLGCTKDGYQHPRCLSQRSPSPSMVNHQPPYSSSSTPRASFLHSKIDHNTNNNNNVAGSSTAINGAVSNGGWAVSPQKTSQAHDPLWLGSHNRVARPFSASEPSSRVQSPSPSPTPASFIRICSPPPQHNYSAPMANKPPHPRSSRVGNSHNPLGLTLELPRPSSSCLNPRILSPPPIGVSVNVWANNVAAPQPRNPRYAPCSPSPSYSSMLGSPTLDTASSSFVPRSSFRASSPSRSCPPSSQSLRRSFSSGLADSSSSPARVNASGLRRSWAEGSRRSFGFSGQQESCPISPRSGWSSYSSSPSCLSPRAGLQSPISPSRFTTGKGNLGGQHFTSVPWPDVRELSNKYKGTDIPDTSATSTIVDSPPAPISPLSHTILASPGPSEWGDAELEEGHCRSQLICAYVARPSREQNAPSSGITSPLPTTYQHYQSQVKPQPQVQIIATTPPPSSVPSMFTLTPSTLPFSHSSPTKQGNQKASYATTVNLQIAGSGRITSFSTAQVSLTQTLQGGAGAGGPGQGQVARRVSINGLSHLPLPQNCNRL